The nucleotide sequence CTCACCATCCGGACGCAGCGCACCATGGCATCACGCCTGCAACAGCTGGACCCCGAACGCCTTGAGTTCGGCAAAACCTTTTCCGACCACATGTTCGTGGTGGACTACCGCGACGGGGAGTGGCAGGACGCGCAGATAGTGCCCTACGGCGACATAAGCGTAAGCCCAGCAAATTCGGCCCTGCACTATGGCCAGGCCATTTTCGAGGGCATGAAAGCATACAAAAATGCGGATGGCAACATTGCCCTCTTTCGTCCTTATGACAACCTGCGCCGCCTAAATGCTTCGGCGGAGCGCATGTGCATGCCGCTAGTGCCTGAAGAGCTGTTCATGCAAGGTCTCAGCCAGCTCATCCGGCTTGATAGCGACTGGGTGCCTGATGGCCCCGGAAGCGCCCTGTACATCCGGCCGTTCATGTTTGCTACCGATGGCTTTATCGGCGTGCGCCCCTCCAACGACTACCGCCTCATCATCTTCACGTGCCCGGTAGGACTCTATTACAACAAGCCGCTTCGGGTACGTTTTGAGGAACGCTATGTACGCTCCGCAGAAGGCGGCGCAGGCTACGCCAAGAACGCCGGCAACTACGGAGCTGCCATGTATCCGACCAAGCTTGCTCAGCAAGAAGGCTACAACCAACTTATCTGGACCGATGCTTCCGAGCACCGCTACGTTGAAGAGTCGGGCACCATGAATGCCATTTTTGTGATTGATGGCAAAGTCATCACTCCTGCGCTCAGCACGTCTATTCTTGATGGTGTTACTCGCCGCAGTGTGCTCCAGTTAGCCCGCGACTGGGACATGGTGGTGGAAGAACGTAAAGTGTCAGCAGTAGAGCTTATGGAGGCCTTGGCAGCTGGTAAGCTAGAAGAAGCCTTTGGTGTAGGCACTGCGGCTACCATTGCTCCTATTGCTGTTATTGGCTATCAAGGACAAAACTATGAACTTCCGGCACCGGGTACCGATAGTTTCTCTGCTCGGGCAACGGCTGCACTACACGCTATCCGCATCGGCCAGGCCCCTGACTCTCACAACTGGAT is from Hymenobacter tibetensis and encodes:
- a CDS encoding branched-chain amino acid aminotransferase, whose translation is MLDTLTIRTQRTMASRLQQLDPERLEFGKTFSDHMFVVDYRDGEWQDAQIVPYGDISVSPANSALHYGQAIFEGMKAYKNADGNIALFRPYDNLRRLNASAERMCMPLVPEELFMQGLSQLIRLDSDWVPDGPGSALYIRPFMFATDGFIGVRPSNDYRLIIFTCPVGLYYNKPLRVRFEERYVRSAEGGAGYAKNAGNYGAAMYPTKLAQQEGYNQLIWTDASEHRYVEESGTMNAIFVIDGKVITPALSTSILDGVTRRSVLQLARDWDMVVEERKVSAVELMEALAAGKLEEAFGVGTAATIAPIAVIGYQGQNYELPAPGTDSFSARATAALHAIRIGQAPDSHNWMVAV